A single Flavobacterium sp. 1 DNA region contains:
- the mraZ gene encoding division/cell wall cluster transcriptional repressor MraZ, translated as MDTIIGTYECKVDAKGRVLLPAPLKKQLASSLQNGFVLKRSVFQPCLELYPMEEWNLMMKKINKLNRFVKKNNDFIRRFTAGVKVVEIDALGRLLVPKDLVVFASIDKDVVFSSAVNIVEIWDKDLYEKSIDGADVDFADLAEEVMGNLNDDDNGIS; from the coding sequence TTGGACACAATTATAGGAACATATGAGTGTAAAGTCGATGCAAAAGGACGGGTTTTATTACCTGCTCCCTTAAAAAAGCAATTGGCTTCCTCGCTTCAAAACGGTTTTGTTTTGAAGCGTTCTGTATTTCAGCCCTGTCTGGAATTGTATCCTATGGAAGAGTGGAATTTGATGATGAAAAAAATCAACAAACTTAACCGATTTGTAAAGAAAAACAATGACTTTATCCGCCGTTTTACCGCTGGTGTAAAAGTGGTAGAAATAGATGCTTTGGGCAGATTGCTGGTTCCTAAAGATTTAGTGGTTTTTGCCAGTATTGATAAAGATGTAGTTTTTTCTTCCGCAGTTAATATTGTAGAAATTTGGGATAAGGATTTGTATGAGAAATCAATTGACGGTGCAGATGTTGATTTTGCAGATTTAGCCGAAGAAGTAATGGGTAATTTAAATGACGACGACAATGGAATATCATAA
- a CDS encoding alpha/beta fold hydrolase — protein MEKYYKKEGKYGYYEAGEGIPIVILHGLMGGLSNFDAVASYFSNKGYRIIIPDLPIYTQNILKTNVKSFAVYVKNFITFKKLDRVILLGNSLGGHIALYHTKMFPEKVSGLVITGSSGLYESAMGDSYPKRGDYEYIKKKAEDVFYDPKIATPELIDEVYATVNDRIKLIKTLTIAKSAIRHNMAKDLPKMHVQTCIIWGKNDKVTPPDVADEFHKLLPNSTLYWIDKCGHAAMMEQPEEFNAHLEDWLTHTHLAEH, from the coding sequence ATGGAAAAATATTACAAAAAAGAAGGCAAATACGGATATTACGAAGCAGGCGAAGGAATTCCGATTGTCATCTTACATGGTTTAATGGGAGGACTTAGTAATTTTGATGCTGTAGCCAGTTATTTTTCCAATAAAGGATACAGAATCATCATCCCCGATTTACCTATTTATACTCAAAACATATTAAAAACTAACGTGAAAAGTTTTGCTGTCTATGTAAAAAACTTCATTACTTTCAAAAAATTAGACCGAGTAATTCTTTTAGGAAATTCACTTGGAGGACATATCGCATTATACCATACCAAAATGTTTCCAGAGAAAGTTTCAGGGCTTGTAATTACTGGAAGTTCTGGTCTTTACGAAAGCGCCATGGGAGACAGTTATCCAAAAAGAGGCGACTATGAATACATCAAGAAAAAAGCCGAAGATGTATTTTATGATCCAAAAATAGCCACTCCAGAACTTATTGACGAAGTATACGCCACAGTAAATGACCGTATAAAATTAATCAAAACCCTGACAATTGCCAAAAGTGCCATTCGTCATAATATGGCCAAAGATTTACCAAAAATGCATGTGCAGACTTGTATTATTTGGGGGAAAAATGACAAAGTTACACCACCAGATGTAGCAGATGAATTTCATAAATTATTACCTAATTCGACTTTATACTGGATTGACAAATGCGGACACGCAGCCATGATGGAACAGCCAGAAGAGTTTAATGCACATCTTGAAGACTGGCTTACTCATACACATTTGGCTGAACATTAA
- the yihA gene encoding ribosome biogenesis GTP-binding protein YihA/YsxC, whose product MKINTAEFVISNSDVSKCPKDFLPEYAFIGRSNVGKSSLINMLTNQKKLAKTSGRPGKTQLINHFLINNNWFLVDLPGYGYAKVSKKTKSIFQEFITDYFERREQLVCAFVLIDIRHEAQTIDIEFMSYMGESEIPFCIIFTKADKISKVKIDSHIAAYKKQMFANNWAEMPQYFVTSATESTGKEELLSYIDEVNQEVFKNNSEF is encoded by the coding sequence ATGAAAATTAATACTGCCGAATTCGTAATAAGCAACTCAGATGTAAGCAAATGTCCTAAGGATTTTTTACCCGAATATGCTTTCATTGGCCGTTCCAATGTTGGGAAGTCATCATTAATCAACATGCTGACTAACCAAAAGAAACTAGCAAAGACATCCGGAAGACCTGGAAAAACTCAGCTTATCAATCACTTTTTAATCAATAATAATTGGTTCCTTGTCGATTTGCCAGGTTATGGCTATGCCAAAGTTTCCAAAAAAACAAAATCAATTTTTCAGGAATTCATCACCGATTATTTCGAAAGAAGAGAACAGCTGGTTTGTGCTTTTGTCTTAATTGACATTCGTCACGAAGCACAGACAATCGACATTGAATTCATGTCGTATATGGGTGAAAGTGAAATTCCATTTTGTATTATTTTTACTAAAGCAGATAAAATCAGTAAAGTAAAAATCGATTCTCATATTGCAGCTTACAAAAAACAAATGTTTGCCAACAACTGGGCCGAAATGCCACAGTACTTTGTTACTTCGGCAACAGAATCTACAGGAAAAGAAGAGCTTCTAAGTTATATAGACGAAGTAAATCAAGAGGTTTTTAAAAACAATTCTGAGTTTTAA
- the gldC gene encoding gliding motility protein GldC, with protein sequence MSDKNTSEIKFLVELDENRVPEKLFWTAQDGGIELSESKAIMLNVWDSKAKESMRIDLWTKDMPVDEMKIFFHQTLVSMAETFKRATNDEKMSDTMLDFCDYFAEKLELKK encoded by the coding sequence ATGTCAGATAAAAATACCTCAGAAATTAAATTTTTAGTCGAATTAGACGAAAACCGTGTTCCGGAAAAACTTTTTTGGACTGCTCAAGACGGCGGAATAGAACTTTCAGAATCCAAAGCGATTATGCTGAATGTTTGGGACAGCAAAGCCAAAGAAAGTATGCGTATCGATTTATGGACAAAAGATATGCCTGTTGATGAAATGAAAATTTTCTTTCACCAAACATTGGTATCCATGGCCGAAACTTTTAAAAGAGCGACTAATGATGAAAAAATGTCGGATACGATGCTTGATTTCTGCGATTATTTTGCAGAAAAATTAGAGCTAAAAAAGTAA
- the gldB gene encoding gliding motility lipoprotein GldB, which translates to MKFFLLPVVFCLLFVSCDQKSKVEKAIEETPADAVKVERFDKQFFETSPKDLQKLKKQYPYFFSPNINDTVWTNKMTAPVWREVYAEVEKKYPSSDEIQNSVETLVQHMKYYFPKTKTPKVITLISDMDYNNKAIYADSLIIISLELYLGKDHKFYTFPKYLKQNFEERQMMPDVVKSFSSGKIAPPTDKNLLSQMIYFGKELYLKDILLPEYSDAEKMGYTPEQIVWCQDNESYIWRYFIEREMLFSDEQKLASRFIDPSPFSKFYLEIDNDSPGQVGSWIGWQIVRSFMENNDTKLDQMLKMDAKEIFEKSKYKPKK; encoded by the coding sequence ATGAAATTTTTTCTATTGCCTGTTGTTTTTTGTCTGCTGTTTGTGTCTTGTGACCAAAAAAGTAAAGTCGAAAAAGCTATTGAAGAAACACCGGCAGATGCTGTTAAGGTCGAGCGTTTTGATAAGCAGTTTTTTGAAACATCTCCAAAGGATTTACAGAAATTAAAAAAACAATATCCTTATTTCTTCTCGCCAAACATTAATGATACCGTTTGGACAAATAAAATGACTGCTCCTGTCTGGAGGGAAGTATATGCTGAAGTTGAAAAAAAATACCCTTCCTCTGACGAAATTCAAAATAGTGTTGAGACTTTGGTACAGCACATGAAATATTATTTTCCAAAGACCAAAACGCCAAAAGTTATTACGCTGATTTCGGATATGGATTATAACAATAAAGCAATTTATGCCGATTCGTTAATTATAATTTCGTTAGAACTGTACTTAGGAAAAGATCATAAGTTTTATACTTTTCCGAAATATCTGAAACAAAATTTTGAAGAAAGGCAAATGATGCCTGATGTTGTAAAGAGTTTTTCATCAGGAAAGATTGCTCCGCCAACAGATAAAAATTTGTTGTCCCAAATGATCTATTTTGGAAAAGAACTCTATTTAAAAGATATTTTACTGCCGGAATACAGTGATGCCGAAAAAATGGGCTACACTCCTGAACAGATTGTTTGGTGCCAAGATAATGAATCTTATATTTGGCGCTATTTCATTGAAAGAGAAATGCTTTTTAGCGATGAACAAAAGTTAGCTTCCCGTTTTATCGATCCATCGCCGTTTTCAAAATTTTATTTGGAAATTGACAATGATTCTCCAGGACAAGTAGGTTCTTGGATAGGATGGCAGATTGTTAGATCATTTATGGAAAATAATGATACTAAATTGGATCAGATGTTAAAAATGGATGCCAAAGAAATTTTCGAAAAATCAAAATACAAACCCAAGAAATAA
- the nadE gene encoding NAD(+) synthase, whose translation MTKKRTLQIEKVNTHIVKWLKSYAENSKVNGFVIGISGGVDSAVTSTLCAQTGLKVLCVEMPIHQAHSHVTRGREHIEQLKEQFPNVSSVEADLTSVFQDFIKQVPETSDEHKLHLSLANTRSRLRMTTLYYFAGIHGLLVAGTGNKVEDFGVGFYTKYGDGGVDLSPIADLMKSEVYQLGAYLKIPDSILTASPTDGLFGDERTDEDQLGASYDELEWAMNVNESKTDANTFTERQKNVYEIYKKLNKNNQHKMNPIPVCIINC comes from the coding sequence ATGACTAAAAAAAGAACCCTTCAAATCGAAAAAGTAAACACACATATTGTCAAATGGCTAAAAAGCTATGCTGAAAATTCAAAAGTCAACGGATTTGTAATTGGAATTTCAGGGGGAGTAGATTCGGCAGTAACCTCAACACTCTGTGCCCAAACAGGTTTAAAAGTACTATGCGTCGAAATGCCAATTCACCAAGCACATAGTCATGTTACCCGCGGACGTGAACACATTGAACAATTAAAAGAACAATTTCCAAACGTCAGTAGTGTTGAAGCAGATTTAACTTCGGTTTTTCAAGATTTCATAAAACAGGTTCCGGAAACAAGTGATGAACACAAACTTCATTTATCTCTTGCCAACACCCGTTCCCGACTAAGAATGACCACTTTATATTATTTTGCAGGCATTCACGGCTTATTAGTTGCTGGAACAGGAAATAAAGTAGAAGATTTTGGAGTAGGTTTCTATACTAAATACGGAGACGGCGGCGTTGATTTGAGTCCAATAGCCGATTTAATGAAATCTGAAGTATACCAATTAGGAGCCTATTTAAAAATTCCAGATTCTATATTAACAGCCTCACCTACAGACGGATTATTTGGTGACGAACGAACAGATGAAGACCAATTGGGCGCAAGTTATGACGAATTAGAATGGGCAATGAATGTAAATGAGTCAAAAACTGACGCAAATACGTTTACAGAACGTCAAAAAAATGTTTACGAGATTTACAAGAAACTCAATAAAAACAACCAGCATAAAATGAATCCAATACCAGTTTGCATAATAAATTGTTAA